A window of the Besnoitia besnoiti strain Bb-Ger1 chromosome VI, whole genome shotgun sequence genome harbors these coding sequences:
- a CDS encoding hypothetical protein (encoded by transcript BESB_069350) yields MVAPDGATSVGDAASVDLQMFPASSRAAGGWPRHSRLRQLRKKQGQRQWGDCRLEKPAASDAVAGRARDGHRLAKGRASQKRFSPVRQSLVALSPSPLQIPEAYLGDAVCRTWGLSDPAEAPRLAMPPLFYAGQWEDDGSPDLPTWESRRYSQEDAGPESSQSAAGLPQAEETGEREAHPKLNGLLNCVLVSDVVAAAAALLERQASSLVMAVCLQLKVLFEVVLKVRGMRRRFSSQRAGVRRIPLPLSGLKRRSARRMPAFDSGTERVFVRIEEFKPHLLEHASWGERSQGLGSANAASTLLGTTAPAARLEDPAVHPWWCALSNAERQNSLQTPQARRPQLSRHLPVM; encoded by the exons ATGGTGGCTCCCGATGGCGCAACAAGCGTGGGGGATGCTGCCTCTGTCGACTTGCAAATGTTCCCCGCTTCGTCGCGAGCCGCCGGAGGATGGCCCCGTcactcgcgtctccgccagctgcggaAAAAACAGGGACAGCGTCAGTGGGGCGACTGTCGACTTGAAAAGCCAGCTGCAAGTGATGCTGTAGCTGGGAGAGCCAGAGACGGGCACAGACTGGCCAAAGGACGGGCGTCGCAGAAGCGATTTTCCCCCGTGCGGCAAAGCCTCGtggcgctgtctccgtcgcctctgcaaATTCCCGAAGCGTACCTGGGCGACGCAGTGTGCCGCACGTGGGGGCTGTCGGaccctgcagaggcgccgcggctggctATGCCCCCTCTCTTTTACGCAGGACAGTGGGAGGACGATGGGTCGCCTGACCTTCCCA CTTGGGAGAGCCGCAGATACTCCCAGGAAGACGCTGGGCCTGAGAGCAGCCAGTCTGCCGCAGGTCTTCCTCAAGCTGAAGAGACCGGCGAGCGTGAAGCGCACCCCAAG TTAAACGGCTTGCTCAATTGTGTACTCGTCTCTGACGTGgtggcagcggcagcagcgctgcTCGAACGCCAGGCGTCGAGTCTGG TGATGGCTGTTTGTCTTCAGCTGAAGGTTTTATTCGAGGTAGTCCTGAAAGTTCGAGGCATG cggcggcggtttTCATCACAGCGTGCGGGGGTTCGACGCATACCCCTTCCACTGAGCGGTTTAAAGCGGAGAtctgcgcggcgcatgccTGCCTTCGACAGCGGCACAGAACGCGTGTTTGTTCGGATTGAGGAGTTCAAACCCCACTTACTGGAGCACGCCAGCTGGGGTGAGCGGTCGCAGGGCCTTGGATCCGCTAATGCGGCGTCTACTCTCCTCGGCACCACAGCaccagcggcgcggctggaggaCCCGGCAGTCCATCCGTGGTGGTGTGCTCTCTCTAACGCGGAGCGCCAGAACTCTCTTCAGACCCCACAAGCCAG GCGTCCGCAACTCTCTCGTCACTTGCCCGTCATGTAG
- a CDS encoding hypothetical protein (encoded by transcript BESB_069360), whose amino-acid sequence MITVILCSILFYSFGLVGPTLGALHACIKQKTAPHENAMLLWTQYFLLLSTLVTVVFPYIITPVFFLFPSWLVAFLKVALVVALVVPKLGLTPRFYEWFLSHYVEYLNLVAEALQHHVVVPVKTHVSSAIARMQASTEAATATRKEL is encoded by the coding sequence ATGATCACAGTAATTTTGTGTTCGATCCTATTCTATTCGTTCGGCCTTGTCGGCCCGACACTGGGGGCGTTGCATGCGTGCATCAAGCAGAAAACAGCACCCCATGAGAATGCTATGCTCCTGTGGACGCAGtatttccttcttctttctaCCCTCGTGACTGTTGTGTTTCCCTACATCATAACCCCCGTTTTCTTTTTGTTTCCTTCGTGGCTAGTTGCCTTCTTGAAAGTTGCGCTGGTGGTAGCTCTTGTGGTGCCTAAGCTTGGTTTGACCCCGAGGTTTTATGAGTGGTTTCTGTCGCACTACGTTGAATACCTCAACCTagtcgcagaggcgctgcagcatcaTGTGGTGGTCCCTGTGAAAACCCATGTTAGCAGTGCAATTGCCCGTATGCAGGCCAGCACCGAAGCCGCAACCGCGACTCGGAAGGAGTTGTAG